The Flavobacterium johnsoniae UW101 genomic interval AATTCCTTTAAAAGCAATTTTAGCCCCATCTTTATTGGTCGTATTGTCTAACCAGGCATGTTCTAAATCATCAAAAAACGAATCTGCATTTGTAGCATCAATTGTAGTACCGTCAAAATTAATAGATGAAGTACCTACCATAGTTTCAAAATGATGATTGTCTGCAACATTAAACTTATAAGTCAATAAGTTATCCCAAGTAAGCGTTTTACCTTTGTTCATGTTTTGATTTACTTTATCAAAAGCAGTGTTTGCGTAAATAGACAAACGGTATATTGGTGTATAAGAATGTCCTTCACCAGCATAATAATCAAGTCCTAAAGTAGTCTTGAATGTCAGGTTTTTTACTGGCTCAATTTGCAAATAAACATTTCCAAGCAATTTTTGGTTATTGCTTTCATTCTGGTTGTTGTATACCATTAATGCATAAGGATTTGCCTGACCAGCAAGCCAAGGCTCGTTGTTTGGACTGCTGTCGTAATAGTTGCCATTTGCATCGTACATTGGTAATAATGGAGATACCTGATAGGCACTTCTTAAAGAATTATTGTATTGATTTCCAACTCCAATACCGTTTTTGTTGATGTAAGCAAAACTTAAGTTCTGACCGAAAGTAAGTACATCTTTGTATAATTTATGTTCAGAATTGAATCTAAAATTATAACGCTCATAGTTAGATAAATCTTTACCTCCTACAACTCCTTCCTGTCCTAAGTAAGATAAAGATGAAGAGTAAACAGAAGTTTCTGACCCCCCCGATGCACCAAAAGAGAAATTTTTAGTAGCAGCATTATCAACCAGCATTTTGTCCATCCAGTTTGTTCCTGAACCCATACTGGCAATCTGAGCATTAGTAAAATATGGATTTTTTCCTGAATTTACTGCTGCTTCATTTAAAATAGTAGCGTATTCAGTTGCATCTAATAAATCTACTTTTCTGGCTACTGACTGCACACCATAATACTGATCAAAAGTAATTTGTCCTGCAGCACCTCTTTTCCCTTTTTTAGTTGTCACCAAGACAACTCCATTAGAAGCCTGAGAACCATAAATAGCAGCAGATGCGGCATCTTTTAAAACAGAAATCGATTCGATATCTGAGTTACTTAAATAAGAAATATCACTTGTAAGTATTCCATCTACTACGTATAACGGAGTACTTCCTGCTGTTGAACCTACACCTCTGATAACTACATTTAACCCTTCACCCGGTTGTCCCGAAGTAGAAGTAATCTGGATTCCGGCAGCTTGTCCCTGCAATGCCTGAAGCGCATTTGTAGTATTTGTTTTGGCAAGATTCTCACCACTTACCTGAGTTACAGCATTGGTTACTAAAGTTTTCTTTTGAGAACCGTACCCAATAACCACAACTTCTTTAAGTTCTGAAGTTTCTTCCTGTAAAGTAACACTAATTGTTTTTTGAGTTCCTACGGTTACTTTTTGAGTTTTAAATCCAATAAAAGTAAATACAAGTACGTCGCCTGTTTTTGCTTCTATTTTATAATTGCCATCAAAATCAGTGGCGGCACCAATTTTTGTTCCTTCTACTGCAACAGTAGCTCCCGGGATTCCCATTCCGTCAACAGCCGATGTTACATTTCCACTTACAGACTTGGATTGTGCCTGAGCATAACCCGTCTGTATCATAAATAAGCTAAACAACAGCGTCGTACAAAACGATAAAACTGTTGTTTTAATACAATCTTTGCTTTTCATAGTTAATAAGAGTTGGTTTAAATTTAAGTTAGTTACGGTTTTTATTGATTAAAGTGTAAGTTTCACATCAAATTGGTTTGAGGCAGATTTTCAAAATATTTTTTGAAATAAAACCGCCTGTTTTATTACGCACAAAAACGTTTTCAAAAAACTTATAGTCATGATGAACTTATCTTATGGTAAATTTGACTACAAGTGTAAAACTTTTTTTCTATTTTAGCAAAATATTAAGGTTATTTTTTTTTGATTCTGATTTATAGCAAGGTGTTTTTGTCAATACAATAAGATCTCTTACTAAATAGAAATAAAAGATTCAGAAAAAACTTCCAATTATAAATTTGATAATCAGACATTTAAAGAAGATTAAATTTTCAGATCATTTTTTTAGTAAATTTTAAATCACTGAACGTCAATTTTTTGCTTTGTTAAAAAAATATTAAGTAATCAAAAAAGGCAGTTATGCATTTTATTTGTTTAATTTGTCAAAATTTATTTCGCACATGGATAAAAAAGTAGATGCCGAATCTGTTGCAAAAAGCGAACAAAATGCAATGAATGCAATAACCATTGACTGTGTTGTTTTTGGTTTTGATGAAGGAAGCCTTGAAGTCCTTTTAGTGCAGCATGCTGAAGGTATTAGTAAAGGAAAATGGGGACTTCCCGGCGGATGGATTTATAAAAAAGAAAGTACAGATAATGCCGCACATCGTTTATTGAACGAGCTTACCGGACTTGATAATATTTACCTGGAGCAGCTTAAGGCTTTTGGAGATCCGGATCGTTTTCCGCTTCGACGTGTTATAACTATAGGATATTACGCTCTTGTAAAAAGAGAAGATTACAATATTAAAGCCGGTTTTACAGCATCTGACGCTAAATGGTACAAAATCAACAGCATACCGGATTTGATTTACGATCACAATGAGATTTTATCTTACAGTATACAAAATCTTCGCAACCGTGTTCGTCAGGCTCCTATTGGATTTAATCTCCTTCCGGAAAAGTTTACTTTACTGCAGTTAATGCATCTTTATGAAGAAATCCTTGGAATTGAAATGGACAAATCTAATTTCCGAAGAAAAATTCTGCACATGAAATTATTGGTCGCTTTAGATGAAAAACAACAAGATGTTTCACACAGAGCAGCTAAACTATATAAGTTTGATCCGGATATTTATAAAAAACTGACTGAAAAAGGATTCAATTTTGAATTTTAAAAACCGCTTATAAAAGCATACAATGGCAATATCATCATCTAAAAAAAACTCACAAACAAACAGCTGCATTGCCGCCAATACTGTAACACCCGAAATTGATGGTATTTCAGTTGACTGCGTAATTTTTGGTTTCAAAAAAGAAAGCCTTGAAGTACTTTTAGTACAGCATGCCGGAGGAGAAAGCGAAGGAAGCTGGGGACTTCTTGGAGGCTGGATGAAAAGACAAGAAAGTGCCGATGATGCCGCTCACCGAATTATTTATGAGCTTACAAGCCTCGATAACATTTATCTTGAGCAGTTAAAAGCATTTACAAATCCGAGTCGTGTTTTAGACCGCCGAATTGTAACAATTGGATATTATACTCTCGTAAATCAGGAAGATTATAATGTAAAAGCCAGTTTAGATGTTCGAGAAGCAAAATGGTGTAAGATTAAAGAAATCCCAAATTTAATTTTTGACCATAACGAAATTTTAAATTTCAGTTTATTACAGCTTCAAAATCGTGTGCGCCAGGCACCAATTGGTTTTAATCTCCTGCCAGAAAAATTTACTTTATTGCAATTGATGCATTTGTATGAAGAAATTCTTGGAATTGAATTGGACAAATCAAACTTTCGACGAAAAATTCTGCACATGAAATTATTAGTCGCTCTAGACGAAAAACAACAGGACGTATCGCACAGAGCCGCAAAACTGTACAAATTTGATCCTGATATTTATAAAAAACTGACTGAAAAAGGATTTAATTTTGAGTTTTAAAACACAAATGGGCATCGATAATTGATGCCCATTTTTTATTTGAATTCAATTGGGTTATAAACAAGTCAAAACACAAGTATAACCATCAAGCATAGGATAAGAAGTTCCCTGACAGCCCGTGGCTACTAAACCATATCCCGAAGCACAAATACTTGTAGGAACTGTAAATCGGCCAACGGGTGTTACGCCGCCATTTATATTTTTCATTTCTTCATTTGAAAGCCTGCCAAATTTAGCGGCAAGCTGCATAGTTTGTTTTTTCATAATTTGTTGGGGTTAAATTAGTAAATAGTAAAAACTCATTTTATTATTTCAAAGATGTATCTCGTGCACAGATAAATTCTAAGAAAATAATACAAAAACCAAAGCTGATCAATCTTATGGTTATAATGACTACAAGTATAATCATATTTAATCTAAACGACAATTATTCGCACAAATTTTACAAATAACCCGGCTAAAAATCATTTTTGCTGTTTTTTCGACAAACAACGATTGAAATAAATCTATAAACACAAACATTCTTCAAGTTTTTGATTGAATGGTAAACCGTAATTATAAAAGAATGAATGAGTTTAGGTATTGAAATACAGCTTTTTGGCTTCAAATTTCAAAATCCTTCAACTAAATTCCAGAATCCAAAACTTTGCGCTATCTTTGCCACTTGATAATATGTGTTAAAGCGATTGCTACAGCGCATTTTACATCAAAAAAATACTTAAACTCGATAGAGAACTGATATACTAAAATGAAGAAGATTCGTAACTTTTGCATTATTGCACACATTGACCACGGTAAAAGTACATTGGCGGACAGATTACTAGGCGCAACACAAACCGTTACAGCTCGTGAAGAAAAAGCACAATTGCTTGACAACATGGACCTGGAGCGCGAACGTGGTATTACCATAAAAAGTCACGCCATTCAAATGGAATACAAATACAAAGGCGAAGAATATATCTTAAACTTAATTGATACCCCGGGACACGTTGACTTTTCATACGAAGTTTCAAGATCTATTGCTGCCTGCGAAGGTGCGCTTTTGATTGTAGATGCGGCTCAGAGTATTCAGGCACAAACGATTTCAAATTTATATTTGGCTCTTGAAAACGACTTAGAAATTATTCCGGTTTTAAACAAAGTTGATTTACCAAGTGCTAATCCAGAAGAAGTAAGCGACGATATCATCGATTTATTAGGATGTAAATTAGAAGATATTATTCATGCTTCGGGAAAAACTGGTTTTGGTGTTGAAAATATTTTGGCAGCAATTATTGAAAAAATCCCTCCTCCAAAAGGGGATCCGGAAGAACCATTACAAGCTTTGATTTTTGACTCGGTTTACAATCCGTTCCGCGGTATTGAGGTAATCTTTAGAGTTGTAAATGGTGAAATCAAAAAAGGCCAGAAAATTAAATTCATGGCTACTGATAACGAATATTTTGCTGACGAAATTGGAACTTTAAAATTAAATCAGGTTCCTAAAAATGTGGTTTCGGCAGGAGATGTTGGTTATTTGATTTCTGGAATTAAAGAAGCCCGCGAAGTAAAAGTGGGTGATACAATTACAGATGCAAAAGTACCAACTACCAATATGATTACTGGTTTTGAGGATGTAAAACCAATGGTATTTGCCGGAATTTATCCTGTTGACACAGAAGATTACGAAGATTTACGTTCTTCTATGGAAAAATTACAGCTTAATGATGCTTCATTAGTTTTTACTCCTGAAAGTTCTGCTGCATTAGGATTCGGTTTCCGCTGCGGATTCTTAGGAATGCTTCACATGGAAATTATCCAGGAACGTTTAGAGCGCGAATTCGATATGACTGTAATTACAACAGTTCCTAACGTTTCGTATTTGGCTTACACTAAAAAAGAACCTGAAAAAGCATTAATTGTAAATAATCCTTCAGATTTACCGGAACCTTCAAAACTAGACAGAGTTGAAGAGCCTTTTATTAAAGCTACAATTATTACAAAAGCTGATTTCGTTGGAAACGTAATGAGTTTATGTATCGAAAAACGTGGTTTAATTACCAACCAAACCTATTTAACAACAGAACGTGTTGAGTTAAACTTTGATATGCCTTTGGCCGAAATTGTATTCGATTTTTACGATCGTTTAAAAACAGTTTCTAAAGGTTATGCTTCTTTTGACTACTCTCCTATTGGAATGAGAACTTCAAAATTAGTGAAACTTGACGTTCTTTTAAATGCACAAACGGTTGATGCACTTTCTGCATTGATCCATGAAGATAACGCGTACAACATCGGTAAAAAAATGACCGAGAAATTACGTGAGTTGATTCCGAGACAGCAATTCGATATTCCAATTCAGGCAGCAATTGGAGCAAAAATTATCGCTCGTGAAACGATTAAAGCGCTTCGTAAAGACGTTACCGCAAAATGTTACGGTGGAGATATTTCACGTAAACGTAAACTTCTTGAAAAACAGAAAAAAGGTAAAAAACGTATGCGTCAGGTAGGAAACGTTGAAATTCCGCAAGAAGCATTTATGGCTGTTTTGAAATTGAATGACTAAATTTAGCATTAAGATTTAAGTACTAAATAGTAAGAATATATACAAACCCGATGACTAATGTTGTCGGGTTTTTGTTTGAAAATACTTAATTATTATCCATTTCAAAAACCAAATTATCTTAAAATACTCTCAAAAATAAACAGGGAAATACTTATAAAAAAGTAAGATTATTAACTCAATAGCTTCTTTTTTAATTCATTCGATTAGGATTCTTAAAAGTTTTAACATTAAAATATAGCTTTAATCTTACAACTTTTAAAACTAATATCATGAAAACTAGATTTTTTATTATTTTATCAATGCTGACTTTCTCATT includes:
- a CDS encoding SusC/RagA family TonB-linked outer membrane protein: MKSKDCIKTTVLSFCTTLLFSLFMIQTGYAQAQSKSVSGNVTSAVDGMGIPGATVAVEGTKIGAATDFDGNYKIEAKTGDVLVFTFIGFKTQKVTVGTQKTISVTLQEETSELKEVVVIGYGSQKKTLVTNAVTQVSGENLAKTNTTNALQALQGQAAGIQITSTSGQPGEGLNVVIRGVGSTAGSTPLYVVDGILTSDISYLSNSDIESISVLKDAASAAIYGSQASNGVVLVTTKKGKRGAAGQITFDQYYGVQSVARKVDLLDATEYATILNEAAVNSGKNPYFTNAQIASMGSGTNWMDKMLVDNAATKNFSFGASGGSETSVYSSSLSYLGQEGVVGGKDLSNYERYNFRFNSEHKLYKDVLTFGQNLSFAYINKNGIGVGNQYNNSLRSAYQVSPLLPMYDANGNYYDSSPNNEPWLAGQANPYALMVYNNQNESNNQKLLGNVYLQIEPVKNLTFKTTLGLDYYAGEGHSYTPIYRLSIYANTAFDKVNQNMNKGKTLTWDNLLTYKFNVADNHHFETMVGTSSINFDGTTIDATNADSFFDDLEHAWLDNTTNKDGAKIAFKGIKQQTKRMSYFGRLNYNYKETYLLNATFRVDGSSIFSKENEWGYFPSVSGGWIVSNEEFLKDSKVLNFLKLRASWGQVGNQNARAFQYLSPIKVNNTNYSFGDEEGVLTPGAYPNRLSNLDLKWETSEQIDLGFDARFLNNALNLNVDFYKKTNKDWLILAPILATAGADAPFINGGDVVNKGVEVSLSYQNKIGDFNYSVSANGAYNKNTVGQIPAEGGIIHGLPNELYDNSSEFYRAQNGYPLGYFWGYKTGGVFQNQAQIDNYKSANGVVLQPNAAPGDIIYVNTNGDDKIDATDKTSIGNPNPDFTYGFSISANYKAFDFSLMANGVAGNQIVQSYRNQSNAYGNYTTAILDRWHGEGSSNTMPRVTEDNRNFTQFSDLYIHNGDFLRINTVTLGFDLAKMKQSKPFFASQFRVYFSVLNLYTFTKYNGMDPEIGFGSSNDDQKFSSGVDVGYYPRPRTFMMGLNVKL
- a CDS encoding NUDIX hydrolase; the encoded protein is MDKKVDAESVAKSEQNAMNAITIDCVVFGFDEGSLEVLLVQHAEGISKGKWGLPGGWIYKKESTDNAAHRLLNELTGLDNIYLEQLKAFGDPDRFPLRRVITIGYYALVKREDYNIKAGFTASDAKWYKINSIPDLIYDHNEILSYSIQNLRNRVRQAPIGFNLLPEKFTLLQLMHLYEEILGIEMDKSNFRRKILHMKLLVALDEKQQDVSHRAAKLYKFDPDIYKKLTEKGFNFEF
- a CDS encoding NUDIX hydrolase, which codes for MAISSSKKNSQTNSCIAANTVTPEIDGISVDCVIFGFKKESLEVLLVQHAGGESEGSWGLLGGWMKRQESADDAAHRIIYELTSLDNIYLEQLKAFTNPSRVLDRRIVTIGYYTLVNQEDYNVKASLDVREAKWCKIKEIPNLIFDHNEILNFSLLQLQNRVRQAPIGFNLLPEKFTLLQLMHLYEEILGIELDKSNFRRKILHMKLLVALDEKQQDVSHRAAKLYKFDPDIYKKLTEKGFNFEF
- the lepA gene encoding translation elongation factor 4, coding for MKKIRNFCIIAHIDHGKSTLADRLLGATQTVTAREEKAQLLDNMDLERERGITIKSHAIQMEYKYKGEEYILNLIDTPGHVDFSYEVSRSIAACEGALLIVDAAQSIQAQTISNLYLALENDLEIIPVLNKVDLPSANPEEVSDDIIDLLGCKLEDIIHASGKTGFGVENILAAIIEKIPPPKGDPEEPLQALIFDSVYNPFRGIEVIFRVVNGEIKKGQKIKFMATDNEYFADEIGTLKLNQVPKNVVSAGDVGYLISGIKEAREVKVGDTITDAKVPTTNMITGFEDVKPMVFAGIYPVDTEDYEDLRSSMEKLQLNDASLVFTPESSAALGFGFRCGFLGMLHMEIIQERLEREFDMTVITTVPNVSYLAYTKKEPEKALIVNNPSDLPEPSKLDRVEEPFIKATIITKADFVGNVMSLCIEKRGLITNQTYLTTERVELNFDMPLAEIVFDFYDRLKTVSKGYASFDYSPIGMRTSKLVKLDVLLNAQTVDALSALIHEDNAYNIGKKMTEKLRELIPRQQFDIPIQAAIGAKIIARETIKALRKDVTAKCYGGDISRKRKLLEKQKKGKKRMRQVGNVEIPQEAFMAVLKLND